Proteins encoded by one window of Actinocorallia herbida:
- a CDS encoding RNA polymerase sigma factor, with protein sequence MPSRPAEDLLRDLAPQVLGALVRRYGQFEACEDAVQEALAAAVAQWPKEGIPENPRGWLVTVAGRRLLDAFRAENARRARENALAVATPQSELLGAADSPPERDDSLTLLLLCCHPAVSMQSRIALTLRAVGGLTTAQIAAAFLVPEATMAQRISRAKQAIRASGASFALPAEAELPERVRAVSRVLYLVFNEGYTSSSGSELTAPPLADEAIRLTRLLHAARPGDPETTGLLALMLLTDARRPARTTADGDLVPLGEQDRALWDSRLIADGLALVGEALSGGPLGPYQLQAAIAAVHCESPSVAETDWPQILGLYDLLLRFDPSPVVSLNRTVALAMVRGPSVALETLAALAEDRRLADHHRYHATRAHLLELLGDAPAAAAAYLQAAHRTRSHTEHRHLSSRATHLHPPE encoded by the coding sequence ATGCCGAGCCGTCCCGCCGAGGACCTGCTGCGCGATCTCGCGCCGCAGGTCCTCGGGGCCCTCGTGCGCCGGTACGGCCAGTTCGAGGCGTGTGAGGACGCCGTGCAGGAGGCGCTCGCCGCGGCCGTCGCGCAGTGGCCGAAGGAAGGCATCCCGGAGAACCCGCGCGGCTGGCTCGTCACCGTGGCCGGCCGCCGGCTGCTCGACGCCTTCCGCGCGGAGAACGCCAGGCGCGCCCGGGAGAACGCGCTGGCGGTCGCCACACCGCAGTCCGAACTGCTGGGCGCCGCCGACTCCCCGCCCGAGCGCGACGACTCGCTCACCCTCCTGCTCCTGTGCTGCCATCCGGCGGTGTCGATGCAGAGCCGGATCGCGCTCACCCTGCGCGCGGTAGGCGGGCTCACCACCGCGCAGATCGCGGCGGCGTTCCTGGTGCCGGAGGCGACGATGGCGCAGCGGATCAGCCGGGCCAAACAGGCGATCCGCGCGTCGGGGGCGTCGTTCGCGCTGCCCGCGGAGGCCGAGCTTCCCGAGCGGGTGCGGGCGGTCTCCCGGGTGCTCTATCTGGTCTTCAACGAGGGCTACACCAGCAGCTCCGGCAGCGAGCTCACCGCCCCGCCGCTCGCGGACGAGGCGATCCGGCTTACCAGGCTGCTGCACGCCGCCCGGCCCGGTGATCCCGAGACCACCGGGCTGCTGGCGCTCATGCTGCTGACCGACGCCCGCCGTCCGGCGCGCACCACGGCCGACGGCGACCTGGTCCCGCTGGGCGAACAGGACCGCGCGCTGTGGGATTCCCGCCTCATCGCCGACGGCCTCGCCCTGGTCGGCGAGGCGCTGAGCGGCGGCCCCCTCGGCCCGTACCAGCTCCAGGCCGCGATCGCCGCGGTGCACTGCGAGTCCCCTTCGGTCGCGGAGACCGACTGGCCGCAGATCCTGGGCCTCTACGACCTCCTGCTCAGGTTCGACCCGAGCCCCGTCGTCTCCCTCAACCGCACCGTCGCCCTCGCCATGGTGCGCGGCCCCTCCGTCGCCCTGGAGACCCTGGCCGCCCTCGCCGAAGACCGGCGCCTGGCCGACCACCACCGCTACCACGCCACTCGCGCCCACCTCCTGGAACTGCTGGGCGACGCCCCCGCCGCCGCGGCCGCCTACCTCCAAGCCGCCCACCGCACCCGAAGCCACACCGAACACCGCCACCTCTCCTCCCGCGCCACCCACCTCCACCCACCCGAATGA
- a CDS encoding YciI family protein, giving the protein MKYLMMIYGNQEKWESMPAEEWPEVIAAQDAFNKRFMESGELLGAYGLADAVDSRLVRRVDGAPAVTDGPYLETKEYMASFYLLDVDSEARALEIAAAMPGADQFPIEVWPVPHEAPRP; this is encoded by the coding sequence ATGAAGTACCTGATGATGATCTACGGCAACCAGGAGAAGTGGGAGTCGATGCCCGCGGAGGAATGGCCGGAGGTCATCGCCGCGCAAGACGCCTTCAACAAGCGCTTCATGGAATCCGGCGAGCTGCTGGGCGCCTATGGCCTCGCCGACGCGGTGGACTCCCGGCTCGTGCGCCGCGTGGACGGCGCGCCTGCGGTCACCGACGGCCCGTACCTGGAGACCAAGGAGTACATGGCGAGCTTCTACCTGCTGGACGTCGACTCCGAGGCGCGGGCGCTGGAGATCGCCGCCGCGATGCCGGGCGCCGATCAGTTCCCGATCGAGGTCTGGCCCGTACCACACGAGGCGCCCCGCCCGTGA
- a CDS encoding oleate hydratase has product MARYGSGKVYLVGGGIGALAAAAFLVRDAGVPGREITILEQLPVVGGSMDGSKAPTAEGGYVTRGGRMFEEEHYVCLWNLLESIPTLDDPVISVRQEFLAFNIEHPTRSRSRIIRGDRSIADAADLGFDTRSRADLMRLLALPERLIGSRRIDEFFQPGFFETNFWCMWRTTFAFQTWHSAIELRRYFLAFVQEFDRIHTLSGVRRSKYNQYDSVILPIHRWLEGKGVRTEFGTTVTDVRFADAACRRVAALEVTRGGETALIEVDPADRVFLTLGSMTADTAYGDRDTVPELIRDKRDGSWRLWERLAAKAPDFGRPQAFSSSVDESKWESFTLTLHGPALLDRITAYTGNVPGSGALVTWKDSSWLLSIVVPAQPHFRDQDPDTYTLWGYSLFGDRPGDYVGKAMDDCTGAEVLDELLGHLGFDDIADEVRRTTRITTVQMPYIDSQFMPRAVRDRPYVIPKGAQNYAFLGQFTEVPEGVVFTVEYSVRTAMIAVYHHYGITRPIPPMYHGLTDPKVAFTALRTALG; this is encoded by the coding sequence ATGGCGCGCTACGGCTCGGGCAAGGTCTACCTGGTCGGCGGCGGCATCGGGGCGCTCGCCGCCGCGGCGTTCCTCGTGCGGGACGCCGGGGTGCCCGGCAGGGAGATCACGATCCTGGAGCAGCTCCCGGTCGTCGGCGGGTCCATGGACGGGTCGAAAGCGCCCACCGCCGAGGGCGGCTACGTGACGCGCGGCGGCCGGATGTTCGAGGAGGAGCACTACGTCTGCCTCTGGAACCTCCTGGAGTCCATCCCGACGCTCGACGATCCGGTCATCTCCGTCCGGCAGGAGTTCCTGGCGTTCAACATCGAGCACCCGACGCGTTCCCGGTCCCGGATCATCCGCGGCGACCGGTCCATCGCCGACGCCGCGGACCTCGGCTTCGACACCCGTTCCCGGGCCGATCTGATGCGCCTGCTGGCCCTGCCCGAGCGGCTCATCGGGTCCCGGAGGATCGACGAGTTCTTCCAGCCAGGGTTCTTCGAGACCAACTTCTGGTGCATGTGGCGGACCACCTTCGCGTTCCAGACCTGGCATTCGGCGATCGAGCTGCGCCGTTACTTCCTGGCCTTCGTGCAGGAGTTCGACCGGATCCACACGCTGTCCGGCGTCCGCCGCAGCAAGTACAACCAGTACGACTCGGTCATCCTGCCCATCCACCGCTGGCTGGAGGGCAAGGGCGTCCGCACCGAGTTCGGGACGACCGTCACGGACGTGCGCTTCGCCGACGCCGCCTGCCGACGGGTGGCCGCGCTCGAGGTGACGCGCGGAGGCGAGACCGCTCTGATCGAGGTGGACCCCGCCGACAGGGTGTTCCTCACCCTCGGCTCGATGACCGCCGACACCGCCTACGGCGACCGGGACACCGTGCCGGAGTTGATCCGGGACAAGCGCGACGGATCGTGGCGGCTGTGGGAGCGGCTCGCCGCCAAGGCCCCCGACTTCGGTCGTCCCCAGGCGTTCAGCTCCTCGGTGGACGAAAGCAAGTGGGAGTCCTTCACCCTCACCTTGCACGGCCCCGCTCTGCTCGACCGCATCACCGCCTACACGGGCAACGTCCCCGGCTCGGGCGCTCTGGTGACGTGGAAGGACTCGTCCTGGCTGCTGTCCATCGTGGTCCCCGCGCAGCCGCACTTCCGGGACCAGGACCCGGACACGTACACGCTGTGGGGTTACAGCCTGTTCGGCGACCGTCCCGGCGACTACGTGGGCAAGGCCATGGACGACTGCACGGGCGCGGAGGTCCTCGACGAGCTGCTCGGCCACCTCGGCTTCGACGACATCGCCGACGAGGTGCGCCGGACGACGCGGATCACGACGGTCCAGATGCCCTACATCGATTCCCAGTTCATGCCACGGGCCGTGCGCGACCGTCCGTACGTGATCCCGAAGGGCGCGCAGAACTACGCGTTCCTGGGCCAGTTCACGGAGGTCCCCGAAGGCGTCGTCTTCACTGTGGAGTACTCCGTGCGCACCGCCATGATCGCCGTCTACCACCACTACGGGATCACCAGGCCCATCCCGCCGATGTACCACGGCCTCACCGACCCCAAGGTCGCGTTCACGGCTCTGCGCACCGCCCTGGGCTGA
- the nth gene encoding endonuclease III, translated as MATQVTSRQRAKRFQDETRLGLVRRARRMNRTLGATYPDAHCELNFTNPFQLLVATVMSAQTTDSRVNLTTPALFAKYPTPDDLAAADPEDVETIIKPTGFFRAKTKSIMGLSAAIRDRFDGEVPGRLADLVTLPGVGRKTANVVLGDAFGAPGLTVDTHFGRVVRRFGWTEEDDPVKVEAEIAGMFPKKDWTLLSHRLIWHGRRRCHARRPACGACPLAQDCPSFGLGPTDPEVARKLIRDRSFA; from the coding sequence ATGGCGACGCAGGTGACCTCCCGGCAGAGGGCGAAGCGGTTCCAGGACGAGACACGGCTCGGCCTCGTACGGCGCGCCCGGCGGATGAACCGGACGCTGGGCGCGACCTACCCGGACGCGCACTGCGAGCTGAACTTCACGAACCCGTTCCAGCTCCTGGTGGCCACGGTGATGTCGGCCCAGACGACGGACTCCCGGGTGAACCTGACCACCCCCGCGCTGTTCGCCAAGTATCCGACCCCGGACGATCTCGCGGCCGCCGACCCCGAGGACGTCGAGACGATCATCAAGCCGACCGGTTTCTTCCGCGCCAAGACCAAGTCGATCATGGGCCTCTCCGCGGCGATCCGCGACAGGTTCGACGGCGAGGTCCCGGGCCGCCTCGCCGACCTCGTCACCCTCCCCGGTGTCGGACGCAAGACCGCCAACGTGGTCCTCGGCGACGCGTTCGGGGCGCCGGGGCTGACGGTGGACACGCATTTCGGGCGGGTCGTGCGGCGGTTCGGGTGGACGGAGGAGGACGATCCGGTCAAGGTCGAGGCCGAGATCGCCGGGATGTTCCCGAAGAAGGACTGGACGCTCCTGTCGCACCGGCTGATCTGGCACGGGCGGCGTCGCTGCCACGCCCGTCGGCCCGCCTGCGGGGCCTGCCCCCTCGCTCAGGACTGCCCGTCCTTCGGCCTCGGCCCCACCGATCCGGAGGTCGCCCGCAAGCTCATCCGCGACCGTTCCTTCGCCTGA
- a CDS encoding histidine kinase yields MTVVLVLLSFCAVYVLAAPSRAPGAWGAALAIAAVLALFVLQLRHVLYRWPGPVPLALQVVLTFTAVLCLDVSVGLFGLLAGSLLLTEGRAAKAGALLMASAAFPVAALRSGVGATALDSAVTAAIMALVVYGLTRLAAQVEAVAAARLTAAGNAAAEERLRIAEELRGRLDAGLAALAREAARPGPTAASLGALLADARAALAAVRTTAAEFRGLSLAPEVSAARTLLAAAGIEARVGVGHTEPLGATGSLLAAALREAVTRVVAEGTARVCAIETEHRDGRVVLRVSDDGVRAAERPASALDGLAERLRKAGGTLTSELGADGRFTVEASAPVTEGALPSVDRASARLSVVLLATVLVGFCFKGLLQTPLYLMPYAVVLLVAVCAVQLGWMRGYRRTASVLLLQGALSFLPLPWLGVSWVGAPGFFAGSLLIALPPAAAWSLTALVMAVVAGAAALLGQPAPVVVNLAVSVLVTGVVVRGLVLLARQVRELRAAGEGMARAAALQERLRAARDLHDLLGHNLAAVLLKCEVAARLLEADPPRARAELDAAAGLAERARADLRGAAGTARTPLLVEELESARAVLETAGIVVAVRDGGPVPDRTAAVLGPVLREAVTNVLKHGAAGRCEITVASGPGPVRLEVASDGLDPAARPGPPGAGLGNLATRLAAQGGALSVSRDGRWFRLAAELPPS; encoded by the coding sequence GTGACCGTCGTCCTGGTGCTGCTGAGCTTCTGCGCCGTCTATGTGCTGGCCGCCCCGAGCCGCGCACCGGGCGCGTGGGGCGCCGCGCTCGCCATCGCCGCCGTGCTGGCGCTCTTCGTGCTCCAACTACGGCACGTGCTCTACCGATGGCCGGGGCCGGTGCCCTTGGCGCTCCAGGTGGTCCTCACCTTCACCGCCGTGCTTTGCCTCGACGTTTCCGTGGGACTCTTCGGCCTCCTCGCGGGTTCCCTGCTGCTCACCGAAGGCCGCGCGGCGAAGGCCGGGGCGCTGCTGATGGCCTCCGCCGCCTTCCCCGTGGCGGCCCTGCGCAGCGGCGTCGGCGCCACCGCGCTGGACTCGGCGGTCACCGCGGCGATCATGGCCCTCGTCGTCTACGGGCTGACCCGCCTCGCCGCCCAGGTCGAGGCGGTCGCGGCGGCCCGGCTGACCGCGGCCGGCAACGCCGCCGCGGAGGAGCGCCTGCGCATCGCCGAAGAGCTGCGCGGACGGCTCGACGCCGGGCTCGCGGCACTCGCGCGGGAGGCGGCGCGGCCCGGGCCGACCGCGGCCTCGCTCGGCGCGCTGCTCGCCGACGCGCGTGCCGCCCTCGCGGCGGTCCGCACGACGGCCGCGGAGTTCCGCGGCCTCTCACTGGCCCCCGAGGTGTCCGCGGCCCGGACGCTGCTCGCCGCCGCGGGCATCGAGGCGCGGGTCGGCGTGGGCCACACCGAGCCGCTCGGCGCGACCGGGTCCCTCTTGGCCGCCGCCTTGCGCGAGGCGGTCACCCGGGTGGTCGCCGAGGGCACCGCCCGGGTCTGCGCCATCGAGACCGAGCACCGCGACGGTCGCGTCGTCCTGCGGGTGAGCGACGACGGCGTCCGCGCCGCGGAAAGGCCCGCGAGCGCCCTCGACGGGCTCGCGGAACGGCTCCGGAAGGCGGGCGGGACCCTTACCTCGGAGCTGGGCGCCGACGGCCGGTTCACGGTGGAGGCGTCCGCTCCCGTCACGGAGGGGGCGCTCCCGTCCGTCGACCGTGCGTCCGCACGGCTTTCGGTGGTGCTGCTGGCCACCGTCCTTGTGGGGTTCTGCTTCAAGGGGCTCTTGCAGACGCCGCTGTACCTGATGCCTTACGCGGTCGTCCTGCTCGTCGCCGTCTGCGCCGTGCAGCTCGGCTGGATGCGCGGCTACCGCAGGACGGCTTCCGTGCTCCTCCTGCAAGGCGCGTTGAGCTTCCTGCCTTTGCCCTGGCTCGGCGTCTCCTGGGTGGGCGCTCCCGGCTTCTTCGCGGGATCGCTGCTCATCGCCTTGCCGCCCGCGGCGGCGTGGTCGCTCACGGCACTGGTCATGGCCGTGGTCGCGGGGGCGGCGGCACTCCTCGGGCAGCCCGCGCCCGTCGTGGTGAACCTCGCCGTGAGCGTCCTGGTGACGGGTGTCGTGGTGCGCGGGCTCGTCCTGCTCGCCCGGCAGGTGCGGGAGCTGCGGGCCGCGGGGGAGGGGATGGCCCGCGCCGCGGCCCTCCAGGAGCGGTTGCGTGCGGCCCGGGACCTGCACGACCTGCTCGGTCACAACCTCGCCGCGGTCCTGCTCAAGTGCGAGGTGGCCGCCCGGCTGCTGGAGGCCGACCCGCCGCGGGCCCGCGCGGAGCTCGACGCCGCCGCCGGGCTCGCCGAGCGCGCCCGCGCCGATCTCCGCGGGGCCGCGGGGACGGCGCGAACACCCCTGCTGGTCGAGGAACTGGAGTCGGCCCGCGCGGTGCTGGAGACGGCGGGGATCGTCGTGGCGGTCAGGGACGGCGGTCCGGTGCCGGATCGGACCGCGGCCGTGCTGGGCCCCGTACTGCGCGAGGCGGTGACCAACGTGCTCAAACACGGCGCGGCGGGCCGCTGCGAGATCACCGTGGCGTCCGGGCCGGGGCCCGTCCGCCTCGAAGTGGCCAGCGACGGGCTTGATCCGGCCGCACGGCCCGGCCCGCCCGGCGCGGGCCTGGGCAACCTCGCCACCCGCCTCGCGGCGCAGGGCGGCGCGCTCAGCGTCAGCCGGGACGGCCGGTGGTTCAGGCTGGCGGCCGAGCTGCCGCCCTCCTGA
- a CDS encoding response regulator transcription factor, with translation MIRLLLAEDQHVVRAALVTLLGLEPDLEVVAEAATGEEAVARALVERPDVAVMDIDMPVLDGLGASERLRDRLPGCRILLLTGHGKPGHLKRALSAGVTGFLLKTAPPDRLAAAIRDVAQGRRVLDPELAVAAWDLADNPLTPRETDVLRLAAAGADAAEIAGSLFLSAGTVRNHLTAIVAKLGARNRTDAVRVAVEAGWL, from the coding sequence GTGATCCGTCTGCTGCTCGCCGAAGACCAGCACGTGGTCCGCGCCGCCCTGGTGACCCTGCTCGGCCTGGAGCCCGACCTGGAGGTCGTCGCCGAGGCCGCCACGGGCGAGGAGGCGGTGGCGCGGGCGCTGGTGGAGCGGCCCGACGTGGCGGTCATGGACATCGACATGCCCGTCCTGGACGGCCTCGGCGCGAGCGAACGGCTCCGCGATCGGCTGCCCGGCTGCCGGATCCTCCTGCTCACCGGCCACGGCAAGCCTGGCCACCTCAAGCGCGCGCTGTCCGCGGGCGTCACGGGGTTCCTGCTGAAGACGGCGCCTCCGGACCGGCTGGCCGCCGCCATCCGCGACGTGGCGCAGGGCCGCCGGGTGCTCGACCCGGAGCTCGCCGTCGCCGCGTGGGACCTCGCCGACAACCCTCTGACGCCGCGCGAGACCGATGTCCTGCGGCTGGCCGCCGCCGGAGCCGACGCCGCGGAGATCGCGGGCTCGCTCTTCCTCTCCGCCGGGACCGTCCGCAACCACCTCACCGCGATCGTCGCCAAGCTCGGCGCGCGCAACCGCACCGACGCGGTGCGCGTGGCCGTGGAGGCCGGCTGGCTGTGA
- a CDS encoding ABC transporter ATP-binding protein, with the protein MSDRVRAATGHAVALDGVSKVYGKGRRAVAALRDVTVGLPRGRFTAVMGPSGSGKSTFLHCAAGLDRVSSGKVRLGATDLTRMDEKRLTILRRERIGFVFQAFNLVPSLTVRDNVTLPLRLAGARIDRERVREILARVGLEGRAGHRPGELSGGQQQRVAIARALVADPEVLFGDEPTGALDTMTAREVLTLLRRTVDELGQTVVMVTHDPVAASYADAVLFLADGRIVDTLAAPTAGQVADRMTKLGAWA; encoded by the coding sequence ATGAGCGACAGGGTGAGGGCGGCCACGGGACACGCGGTGGCGCTCGACGGGGTGAGCAAGGTCTACGGCAAGGGCAGAAGGGCGGTCGCGGCGCTGCGGGACGTCACGGTCGGGCTGCCCCGGGGGCGTTTCACGGCGGTGATGGGGCCCTCCGGCTCCGGCAAGAGCACGTTCCTCCACTGCGCGGCGGGACTCGACCGCGTCAGTTCCGGGAAGGTCCGGCTCGGCGCTACCGACCTGACGAGGATGGACGAGAAGAGGCTGACGATTCTGCGGCGCGAAAGGATCGGGTTCGTCTTCCAGGCGTTCAATCTCGTCCCGTCCTTGACCGTCAGGGACAACGTCACTCTTCCGCTGCGTCTCGCGGGCGCGAGGATCGACCGCGAACGCGTCCGGGAGATCCTCGCCCGGGTGGGCCTGGAAGGCAGGGCCGGGCACCGGCCCGGCGAGCTGTCCGGCGGGCAGCAGCAGCGGGTGGCGATCGCGCGGGCGCTCGTCGCCGACCCCGAGGTGCTCTTCGGCGACGAGCCGACCGGCGCCCTGGACACCATGACGGCGCGCGAGGTGCTGACGCTGCTCCGCCGGACCGTCGACGAACTGGGCCAGACCGTCGTCATGGTCACCCACGACCCCGTGGCGGCCTCCTACGCCGACGCGGTGCTGTTCCTGGCCGACGGGCGGATCGTCGACACGCTCGCGGCGCCGACCGCCGGACAGGTCGCCGACCGCATGACGAAGCTGGGGGCCTGGGCGTGA
- a CDS encoding ABC transporter permease, which translates to MRFLVLNSLRYRKSAFAGAFVALFCAAALVSACATLMDTGLRGSVAPERYAGTPVVVSGDLSIDLVKQKKDKTKIKHKAVTERPWLPLEVADRLRTVPGVSEVVPEVEIPVYLERGSGERSWGHSWDSAVLTPFTIGEGREPRRSGEIAVDGGAVPGDVLTVRTPTGTRDYTVVGVTAQRLASQRSVFFAPEEAPALARPGMAAAFGVFGEVSAADLRAELSGTEAEVHTGDARGNAEFPDASAARTRLMSMGGALAGTSLIVAVLAVSGIFALAGLQRRRELALLRAVAATPAQLSRMLGQEALIVALAAAVPGALTGLLLAGRLHEAFVDLGAIPPNLPLVTGFLPAPAAIAGSLAAAWAAARLSGRRAGRVRPVEALGEAAPGGFRIAPLRVAAGVAAAGGAVVLTLTLSSVSTDRGAGPLTPLTALVWSLAAALLGPLLVRVVAAVIAPPLRRTGAAGRLAAEQLRTGADRAAAVVAPLTLVVALGCTLLAAGSTLDEAAEDQLRDGIRAGLVVGPKVPAQDAQALRRMPGVEAVTEVVRTTVRTVSSPYRAQGVTPEGLDKTMDLRTVEGSLVDLREGTMAVQERLGMAVGDLVEMALGDGTPVTAEVVAVYRSGLGFAQVTLPYATVAGHVDDPMSDFLLVAGRGITGADISAALGGSVGAASPSAALPGTSSANYVALGMIIAFAVISLVNTLAVATLGRSRELALLRLVGATKSQIMRSLAWETLPLALLATGLGTAIALVTLSAYASAMAGGALTFPGTTYATVVAAGVLPAFAALLLAGRAALRPRPTDALGFRE; encoded by the coding sequence GTGAGGTTCCTGGTCCTGAACTCGCTGCGGTACCGCAAGTCGGCCTTCGCGGGCGCCTTCGTCGCCCTTTTCTGCGCGGCGGCCTTGGTGTCGGCCTGCGCGACGCTCATGGACACCGGCCTGCGCGGCTCGGTCGCGCCCGAGAGGTACGCCGGGACCCCCGTCGTCGTCTCCGGCGATCTGAGCATCGACCTCGTCAAGCAGAAGAAGGACAAGACGAAGATCAAGCACAAGGCCGTGACGGAAAGGCCGTGGCTGCCCCTTGAGGTCGCGGACAGGCTGCGTACCGTACCGGGCGTATCCGAGGTCGTCCCCGAGGTGGAGATACCCGTCTACCTTGAGCGCGGGTCGGGTGAGCGTTCCTGGGGGCACTCGTGGGACTCGGCCGTCCTCACCCCGTTCACGATCGGGGAAGGAAGGGAGCCGCGGAGGTCCGGAGAGATCGCGGTCGACGGAGGGGCGGTACCGGGCGACGTCCTTACCGTGCGCACTCCGACGGGAACGCGCGACTACACCGTCGTCGGAGTGACCGCTCAAAGGCTGGCCTCCCAGCGTTCGGTCTTCTTCGCGCCGGAGGAGGCGCCGGCCCTCGCCCGTCCGGGAATGGCCGCCGCGTTCGGCGTCTTCGGCGAGGTGTCCGCGGCGGACCTCCGGGCGGAGCTCTCCGGGACTGAAGCCGAGGTCCACACGGGCGACGCCAGGGGGAACGCCGAATTCCCCGACGCGAGCGCCGCCCGTACCCGGCTGATGAGCATGGGGGGAGCCCTCGCGGGCACCTCCCTCATCGTCGCCGTGCTGGCCGTCTCCGGGATCTTCGCGCTCGCCGGTCTTCAGCGCCGCCGGGAACTCGCCCTGCTGCGCGCGGTGGCCGCGACCCCGGCCCAGCTGAGCCGGATGCTGGGGCAGGAGGCGCTGATCGTCGCCCTCGCCGCCGCGGTGCCGGGCGCGTTGACGGGGCTTCTCCTCGCGGGGAGGCTGCACGAGGCATTCGTCGATCTCGGGGCGATTCCGCCGAACCTGCCCCTGGTGACCGGCTTTCTTCCGGCGCCCGCCGCGATCGCCGGGAGCCTGGCGGCGGCTTGGGCGGCGGCCCGTCTGTCGGGGCGCAGGGCGGGCCGGGTCCGCCCGGTCGAGGCGCTGGGCGAGGCGGCCCCCGGCGGGTTCCGCATCGCGCCCCTGAGGGTCGCCGCGGGCGTCGCGGCGGCCGGCGGCGCCGTCGTCCTCACCCTGACGCTGTCGTCGGTGTCCACCGACCGCGGCGCGGGCCCGCTCACTCCGCTGACCGCGCTCGTCTGGAGCCTCGCGGCGGCCCTGCTCGGCCCGCTGCTCGTCCGGGTCGTCGCCGCCGTGATCGCGCCTCCCCTGCGCCGGACGGGCGCGGCGGGCCGGCTGGCGGCCGAGCAGCTGCGCACGGGCGCGGACAGGGCCGCCGCGGTGGTCGCGCCGCTGACCCTGGTCGTCGCGCTCGGCTGCACCCTCCTGGCCGCCGGAAGCACCCTCGACGAGGCCGCCGAGGACCAGTTGCGAGACGGGATCCGCGCCGGCCTCGTCGTCGGTCCCAAGGTTCCGGCGCAGGACGCGCAGGCGCTCCGGCGGATGCCGGGCGTGGAGGCGGTCACCGAGGTGGTGCGGACGACGGTGCGGACGGTCTCCTCGCCTTACCGTGCCCAAGGGGTCACGCCCGAGGGGCTGGACAAGACGATGGACCTCCGCACGGTCGAAGGCTCCCTCGTGGACCTGCGTGAAGGCACGATGGCCGTCCAGGAGCGGCTCGGCATGGCGGTAGGCGACCTGGTGGAGATGGCGCTGGGGGACGGCACCCCGGTGACGGCGGAAGTCGTCGCGGTGTACAGGAGCGGACTGGGCTTCGCCCAAGTGACCCTTCCCTACGCGACCGTCGCGGGCCATGTGGACGACCCGATGAGCGACTTCCTGCTGGTCGCGGGCCGGGGCATCACCGGCGCGGACATCTCCGCCGCGCTGGGCGGGTCGGTAGGCGCCGCGTCGCCTTCCGCGGCTCTGCCCGGGACTTCATCGGCCAACTACGTCGCCCTCGGGATGATCATCGCCTTCGCGGTGATCTCGCTGGTCAACACACTCGCCGTGGCGACCCTCGGGAGGAGCAGGGAACTGGCGCTGCTGAGGCTGGTCGGCGCGACCAAGAGCCAGATCATGCGGTCGCTGGCCTGGGAGACGCTGCCACTGGCCCTGCTGGCGACGGGACTCGGCACCGCGATCGCCCTGGTCACGCTGAGCGCCTACGCCTCGGCGATGGCGGGCGGCGCACTCACCTTCCCCGGCACGACGTACGCCACGGTCGTCGCGGCAGGGGTGCTGCCGGCCTTCGCCGCGCTGCTGCTTGCGGGACGGGCGGCGCTGCGGCCGCGTCCCACTGACGCGCTGGGCTTCCGGGAATAG
- a CDS encoding NUDIX hydrolase gives MRPSPSARPAAVLILFGEGPDGPDVLLLERAATLKKHAGQPAFPGGSLDPEDGGPVGAALREAQEETGVEPSGVEVLGALPELYLSRSDFRVTPVAGWWHTPCAVSPGHPGEVASVSRVPIAELVDPDNRIALRAPGGFVGPAFKVRDMLVWGFTAGLLTNVLDAGGWAVPWDETRVEDLPPEVLNLAARG, from the coding sequence ATGCGCCCTTCCCCGTCCGCGCGTCCGGCCGCCGTCCTGATCCTCTTCGGGGAGGGCCCTGACGGCCCCGACGTCCTGCTGCTGGAGCGCGCCGCGACGCTGAAGAAGCACGCGGGGCAGCCCGCCTTCCCCGGTGGCTCCCTCGACCCCGAGGACGGCGGCCCGGTGGGCGCGGCGCTGCGCGAGGCGCAGGAGGAGACGGGGGTGGAGCCGTCGGGCGTGGAGGTTCTGGGGGCCCTTCCGGAGCTCTACCTCTCGCGGAGCGACTTCCGGGTCACTCCCGTCGCCGGCTGGTGGCACACCCCTTGCGCGGTGTCTCCGGGCCATCCGGGGGAGGTCGCCTCCGTCTCCAGGGTGCCGATCGCCGAGCTCGTCGATCCGGACAACCGGATCGCGCTGCGCGCCCCCGGCGGTTTCGTCGGACCGGCCTTCAAGGTGCGGGACATGCTGGTCTGGGGCTTCACGGCGGGTCTGCTCACCAATGTCCTGGACGCCGGAGGCTGGGCGGTGCCTTGGGACGAGACCCGGGTGGAGGACCTTCCCCCAGAAGTCCTCAATCTGGCCGCACGGGGATGA